A section of the Oncorhynchus tshawytscha isolate Ot180627B linkage group LG09, Otsh_v2.0, whole genome shotgun sequence genome encodes:
- the LOC112259324 gene encoding heat shock protein beta-1-like, which translates to MADHNKVLPRPLFRQDINWDPFREWTQPTHMIMEKDSGLPPFLDPGDVSWIDWARNTLASTSWPGYTHYPLFSLSTVLPAAVAPQTSARLQRQLSGGVSEIRTEQGRWRITLDVNHFSPEEISIKTKGGFLEIAGQHDEREDEHGSVSRCFIRKNKLPPGVDLQHISSSLSGEGVLLVEAPLPGSATTILPSDMVIPIQIKHEQEGKE; encoded by the exons ATGGCTGACCACAACAAGGTATTACCCCGTCCTCTTTTCCGCCAAGATATAAATTGGGATCCTTTCCGTGAGTGGACACAGCCTACCCACATGATCATGGAGAAGGACTCTGGCCTCCCTCCTTTCCTGGATCCAGGCGATGTGAGCTGGATAGATTGGGCTAGGAATACATTGGCATCAACCTCCTGGCCAGGGTACACACACTATCCCCTCTTCAGCCTCAGCACTGTTCTTCCTGCTGCAGTGGCACCCCAGACTTCAGCCAGGCTTCAGAGGCAACTGTCTGGAGGAGTGTCAGagatcagaacagaacagggcagatGGAGGATCACCCTGGATGTTAATCACTTCTCACCAGAGGAGATATCAATCAAAACCAAGGGGGGCTTCCTGGAGATTGCAG GTCAACATGATGAAAGGGAAGACGAACATGGATCAGTCTCAAGGTGCTTTATAAGGAAAAACAA GCTGCCCCCTGGTGTGGACTTGCAGCACATCAGCTCATCTCTGTCTGGTGAAGGGGTTCTCTTAGTAGAAGCACCTCTACCAGGCTCAGCTACCACCATCCTCCCCAGTGACATGGTCATCCCCATTCAGATCAAGCATGAGCAGGAGGGGAAAGAGTGA